One window of Microbacterium sp. Root61 genomic DNA carries:
- a CDS encoding cytochrome ubiquinol oxidase subunit I codes for MDLLDPLLLARWQFGLTTLYHFLFVPLTLGMALTVSIFQTAWFRTANLKWLHLTRFFGKIFLINFAMGVVTGIVQEFQFGMNWSSYSRFVGDVFGAPLAFEGLMAFFFEATFIGLWIFGWDKLPKGLHLASIWIATIGAWFSAYFILAANAFMQNPVGYQMAQDGGRAEMTDFFAVLTNPVALAALPHTLFAAFMMTAGVIISISAWHLVRKQNIEMMRTSLRYGLWGMIIAFAGVALSGDQLSLVMVSTQPMKMAAAEAMFDSACGADASFSIFTLGTPDGTSELFSIRVPYLLALLSTHSLDGCVEGINDLNMLYTNEMFPQFADQVDGNFAPVLWITYWSFRWMIGLGAVAALTGVVGLWLTRKKAKRPVPTWAWRLAIWAWPASLFAILVGWVFTEMGRQPWIVFGLMLTEDGVSPSVPGWTVLISLIAFTAIYAALAIVEIGLIMKTSHKGPDPLPEPGSPGAEPTEVSDTPTTVY; via the coding sequence ATGGATCTTCTCGACCCGCTCTTGCTGGCCCGCTGGCAGTTCGGACTGACGACCCTCTACCACTTCCTGTTCGTACCGCTGACGCTGGGAATGGCGCTCACGGTCTCGATCTTCCAGACCGCGTGGTTCCGCACCGCCAACCTCAAATGGCTGCACCTCACCCGCTTTTTCGGCAAGATCTTCCTGATCAACTTCGCCATGGGTGTCGTCACCGGCATCGTGCAGGAGTTCCAGTTCGGCATGAACTGGTCGTCCTACTCGCGCTTCGTCGGCGATGTGTTCGGCGCACCGCTCGCTTTCGAGGGCCTGATGGCGTTCTTCTTCGAGGCCACCTTCATCGGCTTGTGGATCTTCGGCTGGGACAAGCTGCCCAAGGGCCTGCACCTCGCCAGCATCTGGATCGCGACGATCGGCGCCTGGTTCTCGGCGTACTTCATCCTCGCCGCCAACGCCTTCATGCAGAACCCGGTCGGGTACCAGATGGCGCAGGATGGCGGCCGCGCCGAGATGACCGACTTCTTCGCGGTGCTGACCAATCCGGTCGCTCTCGCGGCACTGCCGCACACCCTCTTCGCCGCGTTCATGATGACCGCCGGTGTCATCATCTCGATCTCGGCCTGGCACCTCGTGCGCAAGCAGAACATCGAGATGATGCGGACCTCGCTGCGCTACGGCCTGTGGGGCATGATCATCGCTTTCGCCGGCGTCGCCCTGTCCGGCGACCAGCTGAGCCTCGTCATGGTCTCGACGCAGCCGATGAAGATGGCCGCGGCGGAGGCGATGTTCGACTCGGCCTGCGGAGCGGATGCCTCGTTCTCGATCTTCACGCTCGGCACCCCCGACGGCACCAGCGAGCTGTTCTCGATCCGCGTGCCGTACCTGCTCGCGCTGCTGTCGACACACTCCCTCGACGGCTGCGTCGAGGGCATCAACGACCTCAACATGCTCTACACGAACGAGATGTTCCCGCAGTTCGCCGACCAGGTCGACGGCAACTTCGCCCCCGTCCTGTGGATCACCTACTGGTCGTTCCGCTGGATGATCGGGCTCGGCGCCGTCGCCGCCCTCACCGGCGTGGTGGGACTGTGGTTGACGCGCAAGAAGGCCAAGCGCCCCGTGCCGACCTGGGCATGGCGGCTCGCGATCTGGGCGTGGCCCGCGTCGCTGTTCGCGATCCTGGTGGGCTGGGTGTTCACGGAGATGGGCCGACAGCCCTGGATCGTGTTCGGCCTGATGCTCACGGAGGACGGCGTCTCGCCGAGCGTGCCCGGCTGGACCGTGCTGATCTCGCTCATCGCGTTCACCGCGATCTACGCGGCCCTCGCGATCGTCGAGATCGGTCTGATCATGAAGACCAGCCACAAGGGTCCCGACCCTCTCCCCGAGCCCGGCAGTCCCGGGGCCGAACCCACCGAGGTGTCCGACACCCCGACGACGGTCTACTAG
- the cydB gene encoding cytochrome d ubiquinol oxidase subunit II, producing the protein MDLAYVWFFIVGVLFVGYFVLDGFDFGVGMSLPFLGKDDISRRQIINTIGPVWDLNETWVIVAGACLFAAFPEWYATLFSGFYLALLLILLALILRGVSFEYRHQRESLRWKRGFDNMIVIGSAVPAFLWGVAVANIVQGVPIDADMEFTGSLLTLLNPYGLLGGLTTLLLFFTHGVYFVALKTDGQVRSDARKLAMRSGVLTVVVAAAFLIWTILQAVGNSAPLIGLVVVCAVIAAVTLVASVVANLRDREGWAFGFGAFTVIFAVLTLWLALFPNVMPSSTDPAFNLTIENASSTDYTLTIMTWAAVIFLPLVLLYQGWTYWIFRKRVTRSKIEKAAAVVH; encoded by the coding sequence ATGGATCTCGCATACGTCTGGTTCTTCATCGTCGGCGTCCTGTTCGTCGGATACTTCGTGCTCGACGGGTTCGACTTCGGTGTCGGCATGTCGCTGCCGTTCCTCGGCAAGGACGACATCTCGCGTCGCCAGATCATCAACACGATCGGCCCGGTCTGGGACCTCAACGAGACCTGGGTCATCGTCGCCGGAGCCTGCCTGTTCGCCGCGTTCCCGGAGTGGTACGCCACCCTGTTCAGCGGCTTCTACCTGGCACTGCTGCTGATCCTGCTCGCACTCATCCTGCGCGGCGTCTCGTTCGAGTACCGCCACCAGCGCGAGAGCCTGCGCTGGAAGCGGGGCTTCGACAACATGATCGTCATCGGCTCCGCCGTGCCGGCGTTCCTGTGGGGTGTCGCCGTGGCGAACATCGTGCAGGGCGTGCCGATCGACGCCGACATGGAGTTCACCGGGTCGCTGCTCACCCTGCTGAACCCCTACGGTCTGCTCGGCGGGCTCACCACTCTGCTGCTGTTCTTCACGCACGGCGTCTACTTCGTCGCGCTGAAGACCGACGGTCAGGTGCGCAGCGATGCCCGCAAGCTCGCGATGCGCTCGGGTGTGCTCACCGTCGTGGTCGCCGCCGCGTTCCTGATCTGGACGATCCTCCAGGCCGTGGGCAACAGCGCTCCCCTGATCGGACTGGTCGTGGTCTGCGCCGTCATCGCCGCGGTGACACTTGTCGCCTCGGTCGTCGCGAACCTGCGGGACCGCGAGGGGTGGGCGTTCGGCTTCGGCGCCTTCACGGTCATCTTCGCCGTGCTGACGCTGTGGCTGGCGCTGTTCCCCAACGTGATGCCGTCCTCGACCGACCCGGCGTTCAACCTCACGATCGAGAATGCGTCGAGCACGGACTACACGCTGACGATCATGACCTGGGCTGCGGTCATCTTCCTGCCGCTGGTGCTGCTGTACCAGGGCTGGACGTACTGGATCTTCCGCAAGCGCGTCACGCGCTCGAAGATCGAGAAGGCCGCCGCCGTCGTCCACTGA
- the cydD gene encoding thiol reductant ABC exporter subunit CydD has translation MAKTEVPEPLPPTPPRQSGRPVDPRLLRYASASRGFFLAIGAIGFAQTLVIVAFAWLLTRAIVGAIDGMPWPELVATLGMLALVVALRAGLLWLREAVAARAAARVEAQLRTRLVEAVGTLGPDWLAGRNSAALAVTAGRGLDALDAYFGRYLPQLVQTVIATPIIVLVMWWQDWISGLTVLLTLPLIPIFMILIGLATRAVQQRQWQTLQHLAARFSDTVQGLATLKVFGRQHRAAASIQSVTERYRHETMRVLRVSFLSGFALEFLASIAVAIVAVSIGFRLLDGSLTLTVGLFVLLLAPEAYLPLRQVGVQFHAASEGVAATEDIFAVLDEAATAGEGPARHTDTAPATGALEVHGLRVQRGDRMLPAIDLTGSPGTVTLIEGPSGAGKSSALAALRGVVDFAGSAQFAGRDIRDLAPTTWLAWAGQQPGLISGRIDENVSLGDAAPQPALVVRALDLACADDLDPAQELGVQGAGLSGGQAQRVAVARAFYRHLRGHAPVIAIDEPSSALDPETEARLWRSVRGLADDGAIVVLVSHRESARTIADAVVRLEPSEVPA, from the coding sequence ATGGCGAAGACCGAAGTGCCCGAGCCACTCCCCCCGACGCCGCCGCGGCAGAGCGGTCGCCCGGTCGATCCCCGGCTGCTGCGCTACGCCAGCGCCTCCCGCGGGTTCTTCCTCGCGATCGGGGCGATCGGCTTCGCGCAGACGCTCGTGATCGTGGCGTTCGCGTGGCTGCTGACACGCGCGATCGTCGGGGCGATCGACGGGATGCCGTGGCCCGAGCTGGTCGCCACGCTCGGCATGCTCGCGCTCGTCGTGGCGCTGCGCGCCGGACTGCTGTGGCTGCGTGAGGCGGTCGCCGCCCGTGCCGCGGCCCGCGTCGAAGCGCAGTTGCGGACGCGCCTGGTAGAGGCCGTCGGCACGCTCGGTCCGGACTGGCTCGCGGGCCGCAACTCCGCCGCCCTCGCGGTGACCGCGGGCCGCGGGCTCGACGCGCTCGACGCCTACTTCGGCCGCTACCTGCCGCAGCTCGTGCAGACTGTGATCGCCACGCCGATCATCGTGCTGGTGATGTGGTGGCAGGACTGGATCAGCGGACTCACCGTGCTGCTGACCCTCCCGCTGATCCCCATCTTCATGATCCTGATCGGGCTCGCGACCCGCGCCGTGCAGCAGCGCCAGTGGCAGACCCTGCAACACCTCGCGGCACGCTTCTCCGACACTGTGCAGGGCCTGGCCACGCTCAAGGTGTTCGGCCGACAGCATCGGGCCGCGGCATCCATCCAGTCCGTCACCGAGCGCTATCGGCACGAGACGATGCGCGTGCTGCGGGTGTCGTTCCTCTCCGGGTTCGCGCTCGAGTTCCTCGCCAGCATCGCGGTGGCGATCGTCGCCGTCTCGATCGGCTTCCGTCTGCTCGACGGGTCGTTGACCCTCACGGTGGGGCTGTTCGTGCTGCTGCTCGCGCCCGAGGCCTACCTGCCGCTGCGTCAGGTCGGCGTGCAGTTCCACGCGGCATCCGAAGGCGTCGCCGCCACGGAGGACATCTTCGCCGTGCTTGACGAGGCCGCCACCGCCGGGGAAGGCCCCGCCCGCCACACCGACACCGCGCCGGCCACCGGAGCCCTGGAAGTGCACGGACTCCGCGTGCAGCGTGGCGACCGGATGCTGCCGGCCATCGATCTCACCGGCTCCCCCGGGACGGTCACGCTGATCGAGGGGCCTAGCGGCGCCGGCAAGTCCAGCGCGCTGGCCGCACTGCGCGGTGTGGTCGACTTCGCCGGTTCGGCGCAGTTCGCCGGGCGCGACATCCGCGACCTGGCACCGACCACCTGGCTTGCCTGGGCGGGGCAGCAGCCGGGCCTGATCTCCGGGCGCATCGACGAGAACGTGAGTCTCGGGGATGCCGCACCCCAGCCCGCGCTCGTCGTCCGAGCCCTCGACCTGGCCTGTGCCGACGACCTCGACCCCGCGCAGGAGCTCGGCGTGCAGGGCGCCGGGCTGTCCGGCGGTCAGGCGCAGCGCGTGGCGGTGGCCCGCGCCTTCTACCGCCACCTGCGCGGGCACGCGCCCGTGATCGCGATCGACGAGCCGAGCTCGGCGCTCGACCCCGAGACCGAGGCACGACTGTGGCGGTCGGTGCGCGGGCTCGCCGACGACGGCGCGATCGTGGTGCTCGTTTCGCACCGCGAGAGCGCGCGGACGATCGCCGATGCCGTCGTCCGGCTCGAGCCCAGCGAGGTACCGGCATGA
- the cydC gene encoding thiol reductant ABC exporter subunit CydC: MSAEPTVLASPASDGPATPADILRGAMPPWRRFLPGALSGFASEASAVALLAVSAWLIVRASEQPLVLYISAAVVGVRLFALTRAVFRYTERLAGHDAALRQLSVTRSSMVRRLIPLAPDGLSRTRRGGVLGALVDDVDELQNLPLRVAQPLVASAAVALGAVVLVAFVSWPAALTLLGCLLVAGVVATFWGWASGARAERSIAPLRARLADALLDQLGSLDVLRAFGAEDAGRARIRDADALLRRAVVRRAGAQAASAAIVSLLAGTASILAVLVAAPHATAGSLGGPELAIAVLVPMAVFEVFASVPLAASSWRQVRASANRISDALPPTLPDELVHDTSPATGVGPALGSGLRLKGVSARWPHASGTALHDLDLHVQPGERVLVVGASGAGKTTLAHVLVRFLECAGTYEIGGVSVRDLAADDVRLTIGLCEQRPMLFDEDIRQNLLFARDTATDDELLAALQRVGLGDWIRQRGGLDARVGERGALVSGGQAQRIALARALLRGFPVLVLDEPTAGVDPAASDALLTDLLSAVGEDQAVVLISHVTVPAGLVDRVVRIDRGRIVAG, encoded by the coding sequence ATGAGCGCCGAACCCACCGTCCTGGCGTCCCCCGCGTCGGACGGCCCAGCGACTCCGGCCGACATCCTGCGCGGCGCGATGCCGCCGTGGCGCCGCTTCCTGCCCGGCGCTCTCTCCGGCTTCGCGTCCGAGGCATCCGCCGTCGCGCTGCTCGCGGTCAGCGCCTGGCTCATCGTACGGGCGAGCGAGCAACCGCTCGTGCTCTACATCTCGGCCGCCGTGGTCGGGGTGCGCCTGTTCGCCCTGACGCGCGCGGTGTTCCGCTACACCGAGCGGCTCGCCGGCCACGATGCGGCGCTGCGCCAGCTCTCCGTGACGCGGTCGTCGATGGTGCGTCGACTCATCCCCCTCGCTCCCGACGGGCTCAGCCGCACGCGACGCGGTGGCGTGCTCGGCGCGCTGGTCGACGACGTCGATGAGCTGCAGAACCTCCCGCTGCGCGTCGCCCAGCCTCTCGTCGCCTCGGCCGCCGTGGCACTCGGCGCCGTCGTGCTCGTGGCCTTCGTGTCGTGGCCGGCCGCCCTGACCCTCCTCGGCTGCCTCCTCGTGGCCGGTGTCGTCGCGACGTTCTGGGGCTGGGCCTCCGGCGCGCGCGCCGAGCGCTCCATCGCCCCGCTGCGCGCCCGCCTGGCCGACGCGTTGCTCGACCAACTCGGCAGCCTCGACGTGCTGCGTGCGTTCGGTGCCGAAGACGCCGGTCGCGCGCGCATCCGCGACGCCGACGCCCTGCTCCGCCGCGCGGTCGTGCGGCGAGCCGGGGCACAGGCCGCCTCCGCCGCGATCGTCTCCCTGTTGGCGGGTACGGCCTCGATCCTGGCCGTGCTCGTCGCCGCGCCGCACGCGACGGCCGGCTCCCTGGGCGGTCCGGAGCTCGCGATCGCCGTACTGGTGCCGATGGCGGTGTTCGAGGTGTTCGCCTCCGTGCCCCTCGCCGCATCGTCGTGGCGCCAGGTTCGCGCCTCGGCGAACCGCATCTCCGACGCCCTGCCCCCGACGCTGCCCGATGAGCTGGTGCACGACACGAGCCCGGCCACCGGGGTCGGTCCGGCACTGGGCAGCGGCCTGCGGCTGAAGGGCGTGTCGGCGCGCTGGCCGCACGCCTCGGGCACCGCCCTGCACGACCTCGACCTGCACGTGCAGCCCGGCGAGCGCGTGCTGGTCGTCGGGGCCAGCGGCGCCGGCAAGACCACCCTCGCGCATGTGCTCGTGCGGTTCCTGGAGTGCGCGGGCACCTACGAGATCGGCGGCGTCTCGGTCCGCGACCTGGCCGCCGACGACGTGCGACTCACCATCGGACTGTGCGAGCAGCGGCCGATGCTGTTCGACGAAGACATCCGCCAGAACCTCCTCTTCGCCCGCGACACGGCCACCGACGACGAGCTCCTCGCCGCTCTGCAGCGCGTGGGCCTCGGCGACTGGATCCGTCAGCGCGGCGGACTGGACGCCCGCGTCGGCGAGCGCGGTGCGCTCGTGTCCGGCGGGCAGGCGCAGCGCATCGCCCTGGCGCGCGCCCTTCTGCGCGGCTTCCCCGTCCTGGTCCTGGACGAGCCGACCGCCGGCGTCGACCCCGCGGCATCCGATGCTCTGCTGACCGACCTGCTGTCCGCCGTGGGTGAGGACCAGGCGGTCGTGCTGATCTCGCACGTGACGGTACCGGCGGGCCTCGTCGACCGTGTCGTCCGCATCGATCGGGGCCGCATCGTCGCCGGGTGA
- a CDS encoding capsular polysaccharide synthesis protein yields MSTDGTIPVLEGIQAQLKRADRFRDAVDPAAAFAARTLVADFLTPRLPELRVAAGLPAAPGTRADGVAIAQRDGARVDEAALGVYTFWNSPLEQAPPLVRACIAQMRALHPTLQVLDGRTARELVEIPDAVAAVLEKDHPAHFSDFVRVSVLDEHGGIWVDATCWAPNPLPRAVAPLLTAGALYPRWTRHQIGNWFIAAVPGTPLLRLQRLALAAWWTEDGGIPDYFLFHRIFEVLIDLVPEFHGQWHVVPVVSSAASHLLQLGMMQPWNPDAVRLAARASVIQKLSYKYDSAAVPERSVLGRLLAGEPILLP; encoded by the coding sequence ATGAGCACCGATGGCACCATCCCCGTCCTGGAAGGAATCCAGGCGCAGCTGAAGCGTGCCGATCGGTTCCGCGACGCGGTGGATCCGGCCGCGGCCTTTGCCGCGCGCACCCTGGTGGCCGACTTCCTGACGCCCCGCCTTCCCGAGCTCCGGGTCGCCGCGGGTCTTCCGGCAGCGCCCGGCACCCGCGCCGACGGTGTGGCGATCGCGCAGCGCGACGGCGCCCGCGTCGACGAGGCGGCGCTGGGCGTGTACACGTTCTGGAACTCTCCGCTCGAGCAGGCGCCGCCGCTCGTTCGGGCGTGCATCGCGCAGATGCGTGCCCTGCATCCGACTCTCCAGGTGCTGGACGGTCGCACGGCACGAGAGCTGGTCGAGATCCCGGATGCGGTGGCCGCGGTCCTCGAGAAGGACCACCCCGCGCACTTCTCCGACTTCGTGCGCGTGAGCGTCCTCGATGAGCACGGCGGCATCTGGGTGGACGCCACGTGCTGGGCGCCGAATCCGCTGCCCCGCGCGGTGGCCCCGCTCCTGACCGCCGGCGCCCTCTACCCGCGCTGGACCCGGCACCAGATCGGCAACTGGTTCATCGCCGCGGTGCCCGGCACCCCGCTGCTGCGCCTGCAGCGGCTCGCCCTGGCGGCATGGTGGACCGAGGACGGCGGCATCCCGGACTATTTCCTCTTCCACCGCATCTTCGAGGTGCTGATCGACCTCGTGCCCGAGTTCCACGGGCAGTGGCATGTTGTTCCGGTGGTCTCCAGCGCGGCGAGCCACCTGCTGCAGCTCGGCATGATGCAGCCGTGGAATCCCGACGCGGTGCGCCTCGCAGCTCGCGCGTCGGTCATCCAGAAGCTCAGCTACAAATACGACAGCGCCGCCGTGCCCGAGCGTTCCGTGCTCGGTCGGCTGCTCGCCGGCGAGCCGATCCTGCTGCCGTGA
- a CDS encoding GNAT family N-acetyltransferase, with the protein MPHIRPFRPGDESALAEICLKTADAGADATGIFDDDGLWAEIFVLPYAAKHPEFAFVVESEDGRVVGYSVAAPDTDAFEDWFHDVWWPERGAPRHPLPAVQRTRQDGTLAYAYSRRGGTNAYTAEFPAHLHIDLLPEAQGGGWGRRLIETVTDALQEAGVPGVHLVASAENTGAVAFYPRVGFVPLPSEEGVQAFGRRLG; encoded by the coding sequence GTGCCGCACATCCGTCCCTTCCGCCCCGGCGACGAGTCCGCTCTCGCCGAGATCTGCCTGAAGACCGCGGATGCCGGCGCCGACGCCACCGGGATCTTCGACGACGACGGACTGTGGGCCGAGATCTTCGTGCTGCCGTACGCCGCGAAGCATCCCGAGTTCGCGTTCGTCGTCGAGTCCGAAGACGGCCGGGTCGTCGGCTACAGCGTGGCCGCACCCGACACCGATGCCTTCGAGGACTGGTTCCATGATGTGTGGTGGCCCGAGCGCGGCGCGCCGCGGCATCCGCTGCCCGCTGTTCAGCGCACGCGGCAGGACGGCACCCTCGCGTACGCCTACAGCCGTCGTGGCGGCACCAACGCCTACACCGCCGAGTTCCCGGCTCACCTGCACATCGATCTGCTGCCCGAGGCGCAGGGCGGCGGGTGGGGTCGGCGCCTCATCGAGACCGTGACCGACGCGCTGCAGGAGGCCGGCGTGCCCGGCGTGCACCTGGTCGCGTCGGCGGAGAACACCGGAGCCGTGGCGTTCTATCCCCGCGTGGGCTTCGTGCCGCTGCCCTCCGAAGAGGGCGTGCAGGCGTTCGGCAGACGCCTGGGCTGA
- a CDS encoding ABC transporter ATP-binding protein: MTGQSLSAHVVVDRPDAFRLDVRLDVAPGEVVAVMGPSGAGKSTLLAAIAGLVRLTAGSISIGGAEVASVRPDRRGAVLLGQEPRLFPHLTVRANVAFGLRAHGMPRAQADGLADEWLTRVGLDGFGPRRPAELSGGQQQRVAVARALAIDPHVLLLDEPLTSLDPETAGDIRAMLAQQLVETGSTAVVVTHDVVDAAAIAARLVVVEDGAVTQEGPVREVLAVPHTRFVAAVVGVNRVTGVAAAGEWTSSDGALAVPASAFAENTPLAAVFRPAVVRLDPASDDRPPASPGQWLARVIRLEQTPGGVRVHTGAPAVAVDISVEDAAALRLAPGAPVRLAVDPAHVRLQHLGVDEAVA; this comes from the coding sequence ATGACCGGCCAGTCACTGTCGGCCCACGTCGTGGTCGATCGTCCGGACGCCTTCCGGCTCGATGTGCGCCTCGACGTCGCGCCGGGCGAGGTCGTGGCAGTCATGGGGCCGAGCGGTGCGGGCAAGTCCACGCTGCTGGCGGCGATCGCCGGTCTCGTGCGGCTCACCGCCGGGTCGATCTCGATCGGCGGCGCGGAGGTGGCATCCGTTCGCCCCGATCGCCGTGGCGCGGTGCTCCTCGGGCAGGAGCCCCGGCTGTTCCCGCATCTCACCGTGCGCGCGAACGTCGCCTTCGGGCTGCGGGCGCACGGGATGCCGCGTGCGCAGGCGGACGGCCTTGCGGATGAGTGGCTGACCAGGGTCGGCCTCGACGGCTTCGGCCCGCGGCGTCCCGCGGAGCTGTCGGGTGGACAGCAGCAACGCGTGGCGGTGGCGCGTGCGCTGGCGATCGATCCGCACGTGCTGCTGCTGGACGAGCCCCTCACCTCACTCGACCCCGAGACGGCAGGTGACATCCGCGCCATGCTGGCGCAGCAGCTGGTCGAGACGGGCTCGACAGCGGTCGTCGTGACGCACGACGTCGTGGATGCCGCGGCCATCGCCGCGCGACTCGTCGTGGTCGAGGACGGCGCGGTCACGCAGGAGGGCCCCGTGCGCGAGGTGCTCGCGGTGCCGCACACGCGGTTCGTCGCGGCGGTCGTCGGGGTGAACCGCGTCACGGGAGTCGCCGCGGCCGGGGAGTGGACCTCCTCGGACGGAGCCTTGGCGGTTCCGGCATCCGCTTTCGCCGAAAACACCCCGCTCGCGGCCGTGTTCCGCCCCGCCGTCGTGCGCCTCGATCCGGCCTCCGACGACCGCCCGCCCGCCTCACCGGGGCAGTGGCTCGCCCGGGTGATCCGCCTCGAGCAGACGCCCGGGGGAGTGCGGGTGCACACCGGTGCTCCCGCCGTCGCGGTGGACATCTCGGTGGAAGATGCCGCCGCTCTACGACTCGCGCCCGGCGCCCCGGTCCGCCTCGCCGTCGACCCGGCACACGTGCGTCTGCAGCACCTCGGAGTGGATGAAGCCGTCGCCTAG
- a CDS encoding ABC transporter permease encodes MREIGGFVPPILALPAVLGLSLLVVPLLALVGRVEWSTLWTDITAPAARDALLLSLLTGLIATGICVLLGVPLALVIARSGPRMAGVLRALVTVPLVLPPMVGGVALLFLFGRNGALGQLLDAWWGLRIPFTTTAVVLAQTFVALPFLVLAVEGSIRTSGVGYERTAATLGAGRWMTLRRVTLPLAAPGLVAGIVLCFARAIGEFGATALFAGNAPGVTQTMPLAIYTAFNGSGVGQGTAVALSLLLLVTALAVLLLVRAWRPGAAR; translated from the coding sequence GTGCGCGAGATCGGCGGCTTCGTGCCGCCCATCCTCGCGCTCCCGGCCGTCCTGGGGCTCTCGCTCCTGGTCGTGCCCCTGCTGGCGCTCGTCGGACGCGTGGAATGGTCCACGCTGTGGACGGACATCACCGCACCCGCGGCGCGGGACGCGCTTCTCCTCTCGCTGCTGACCGGCCTGATCGCCACGGGGATCTGCGTGCTCCTCGGCGTGCCCCTCGCGCTCGTGATCGCCCGCAGCGGACCTCGGATGGCGGGAGTGCTGCGCGCGCTCGTCACCGTCCCGCTCGTGCTCCCGCCGATGGTCGGGGGCGTCGCGCTGCTCTTCCTCTTCGGCCGCAACGGCGCGCTCGGCCAGTTGCTCGACGCCTGGTGGGGCCTGCGGATCCCGTTCACGACCACGGCCGTGGTGCTCGCGCAGACCTTCGTCGCGCTGCCGTTCCTGGTGCTGGCCGTCGAAGGGTCGATCCGCACGTCCGGCGTCGGCTACGAGCGCACGGCCGCGACGCTCGGGGCCGGGCGCTGGATGACCCTCCGCCGGGTCACCCTCCCGCTCGCGGCCCCCGGGCTCGTGGCCGGTATCGTGCTGTGCTTCGCCCGTGCCATCGGCGAATTCGGGGCGACCGCATTGTTCGCCGGGAACGCGCCGGGGGTGACGCAGACCATGCCGCTGGCGATCTACACCGCCTTCAACGGATCCGGCGTGGGGCAGGGCACCGCTGTTGCCCTCAGCCTGCTGCTGCTCGTGACCGCGCTCGCCGTGCTCCTGCTGGTGCGCGCGTGGCGCCCGGGTGCGGCCCGATGA
- the modA gene encoding molybdate ABC transporter substrate-binding protein has protein sequence MARRTLAIAAVAASVALLLAGCTSAGDAAPSTPPPPAATEEVLRGELTVYAAASLGAAFDEIAAAFEEAHPEVDVQPIVYDGSSTLATQIIEGAPVDVFASADEKNMAKVTDAGLVEGTPELFASNTLVVVVPAGNPGNVEDITDLADDSVTVVLCAPEVPCGAASQTLLGNADLHVTPASLEQNVTAVLTKVAAGEADAGLVYATDAKGNADVESFVPQGAEDVVNRYPIAALSATKYPEIAAAFLAFVTGPQGQKILADLGFGAP, from the coding sequence ATGGCACGCCGAACTCTCGCGATCGCCGCCGTCGCGGCATCCGTTGCCCTCCTCCTCGCCGGCTGCACGTCCGCCGGTGATGCCGCTCCGAGCACTCCGCCACCGCCCGCGGCCACGGAGGAGGTGCTGCGCGGTGAGCTCACCGTGTACGCCGCCGCCTCCCTGGGCGCCGCGTTCGACGAGATCGCCGCGGCCTTCGAAGAAGCCCACCCCGAGGTCGACGTGCAGCCGATCGTCTACGACGGCTCGAGCACGCTCGCCACGCAGATCATCGAGGGGGCGCCCGTCGACGTGTTCGCCTCCGCAGACGAGAAGAACATGGCCAAGGTGACGGATGCGGGTCTCGTCGAGGGCACGCCGGAACTGTTCGCCAGCAACACCCTCGTCGTCGTGGTTCCCGCGGGCAACCCCGGCAACGTCGAGGACATCACCGACCTCGCCGACGACAGCGTCACGGTCGTGCTGTGCGCTCCCGAGGTGCCGTGCGGCGCGGCATCCCAAACCCTGCTGGGGAATGCGGACCTCCATGTCACGCCGGCGAGCCTGGAGCAGAACGTCACCGCCGTGCTGACCAAGGTCGCCGCAGGTGAGGCGGATGCCGGTCTGGTCTACGCGACGGATGCGAAGGGCAATGCGGACGTCGAGTCGTTCGTGCCGCAGGGCGCCGAGGACGTCGTCAACCGCTACCCGATCGCCGCGCTGTCGGCGACGAAGTACCCCGAGATCGCCGCCGCATTCTTGGCCTTCGTCACGGGACCGCAGGGGCAGAAGATCCTCGCGGACCTCGGTTTCGGGGCGCCGTGA
- a CDS encoding TOBE domain-containing protein yields the protein MQTFKVSEAARLLGVSDDTVRRWVDQGALPTTGASPAEIPGDALAERATELARAASDPTDVLSSARNRFVGLVTRVQLDGVMAQVDIQAGPHRVVSLLSAEAVRDLGLEVGSLAVAVVKATNVIVETPKG from the coding sequence GTGCAGACATTCAAGGTGTCCGAGGCGGCCCGGCTGCTCGGCGTGAGTGACGATACGGTCCGGCGCTGGGTCGATCAGGGCGCCCTGCCCACGACCGGGGCGAGCCCTGCCGAGATCCCGGGCGATGCTCTGGCCGAACGTGCGACCGAACTCGCACGTGCCGCTTCCGACCCGACCGACGTGCTTTCCAGCGCACGCAACCGTTTCGTCGGGCTCGTGACCCGGGTCCAGCTGGACGGGGTCATGGCGCAGGTCGATATCCAGGCCGGACCGCATCGCGTCGTCTCGCTCCTCTCCGCCGAGGCGGTGCGCGACCTCGGACTCGAGGTCGGCTCCCTCGCCGTCGCTGTGGTCAAGGCCACCAACGTCATCGTCGAAACTCCGAAGGGCTGA